The genomic interval TTTGGCGCTGTGACGAATGGCAGTCCTGTAAGCGATGCAATAGCTTCGGCTGATTTGACGGCGAACTGCGGATGTGCATTTAGACCCGTGCCAACGGCAGTTCCGCCGAGTGCTAATTCTAACAAGCCCGGCATTACTAAACGGATTCTCTCGATGCCGTTTTCCAATTGCTTGACGTAGCCCGAAAATTCCTGACCTAAAGTAAGCGGTACGGCATCCATCAAATGAGTTCGCCCTACTTTGATAACATCATCAAATTCGATAGCTTTTTTATTCAATGTATCCATCAATACTTGCACCGACGGAATTAATTTATTATTCAAAATTTCAGCAGCGGCTATGTGCATTGCAGTTGGAAAAGTATCGTTTGAACTTTGCGACTTATTAACGTCATCATTGGGATGAATGGGGCTTTTGCTGCCCATTACGCCACCTGCAATTTCGATAGCACGGTTTGAAATCACCTCATTTGCGTTCATATTCGTTTGGGTGCCGGAACCGGTCTGCCAGATTGATAGCGGGAAATGAGCATCTAAAGTGCCGGCAATTACTTCATCGGCAGCTTGTGTGATTAAATCTAACTTTTCAGAGCTCAAAGTTCCAAGCTGATTATTAGTCATAGCAGCAGCTTTTTTCAAAATGCCGATAGCGCGAATAATTTCGCGTGGCATTTTTTCCGTTCCAATATCAAAATGTATCAAAGACCTTGCCGATTGTGCTCCCCAATATACGTTAAAAGGGACTTCAATCTCACCCATTGAATCTTTTTCGATTCGTGAATTCATAATTTTCTCTCCATTTTTTTCTATAAAATGTTTGTAAAATTTCTAAACTTTTAAAGTAATAAAATTTCATCAAAATCTGTTTCAATTCTTTCATTTAATTGGGCAAATTCTGAAGAATCAATTTTGTATGTAAAGCACCAATCACTATTATCATCGCTTGCAATATTTGTAAAAATTAAGCGGCAAGTTATGCTTTTGACATTCTTGAAGCGTCGCCAAAGGAGATATGAGTAAAATTCTAACTGTGGAACATAACTCGCAGCGACTTCGCCAATTTGTTCATTTGTTATTGCATTAGATTTCCAGTCCCAGACTTCGATATGGTCATCATCGCGCTCAAAAAGCAAATCTATAATTCCGACTAAAAATGAGTTCCTAAATGGCATATTCAAGACAATTTCTTGTTCGGAATTGAGCAAATTGGCTAAATGAGCTCGGAAGAAGTTCGTGGATGCAGTTTTTGAGACAGTTTCAAAGACTCTATTAATAATCTCGCTTTTCGTGATTCCAAAATTTTCGGATGATGAAATACATTGTTTTCGCAAATTTTCAACATTTACGTCACCATCTTTTGCTAACCACAAATTTAGATTTTCAAAGACGTGATGAATAATCAAACCAAACTGTGTGCCGGGTGTATCATCTCTTGTGTCGCTCAGTTCAATATCATTATCACCACTATGATAGGAATCTG from Candidatus Kapaibacterium sp. carries:
- the fumC gene encoding class II fumarate hydratase, which translates into the protein MNSRIEKDSMGEIEVPFNVYWGAQSARSLIHFDIGTEKMPREIIRAIGILKKAAAMTNNQLGTLSSEKLDLITQAADEVIAGTLDAHFPLSIWQTGSGTQTNMNANEVISNRAIEIAGGVMGSKSPIHPNDDVNKSQSSNDTFPTAMHIAAAEILNNKLIPSVQVLMDTLNKKAIEFDDVIKVGRTHLMDAVPLTLGQEFSGYVKQLENGIERIRLVMPGLLELALGGTAVGTGLNAHPQFAVKSAEAIASLTGLPFVTAPNKFESLAAHDALVFAHGALKTLAASLMKIANDIRWLASGPRCGIGELTIPENEPGSSIMPGKVNPTQSEAMTMVVAQVMGNDATINFAGTQGNFELNVFKPVMIFNFLQSARLLADTCVMFNEHCAVGIEANRAQISHFVNNTLMLVTALNPHIGYDNAAKIAKHAHHHGKTLKEAAIELAILSEEDFDRLVNPADMLGPNIK